TGAAGCGGTCCCAGGTGTTCTGGATCTGGTCGATCTCGGCGTCTGCGCGCTTGCGCAGCTGAGCCATCTGCTTCTCTTTGCCCTCACGGAACTTCTTCTTCTCGGCAGCCTTTGCGCCCTCGGACTCGAGCTCGGCCAGGCCGTCCTCAAGCTCCTTGGAGATGGCTGCGAGGTCTGCGTCGCGCTGGGTGCTCAGGTGGTTGAGCTCCTGGGTGACCTCTGCCTCAAGGTTGGGCAGCTCGTCGTGACGCTTGTCCTCGTCCACGTGGGTGATCATGTAGGCCGCGAAGTAGATGACCTTCTCCAGGTCCTTCGGAGCCAGGTCCAGCAGGTAGCCCAGGCGGGAAGGCACACCCTTGAAGTACCAGATGTGGGTCACCGGGGCGGCGAGCTCGATGTGGCCCATCCGCTCGCGGCGCACCTTCGAGCGGGTGACCTCCACGCCGCAGCGCTCACAGGTGATGCCCTTGAAGCGCACGCGCTTGTACTTGCCGCAGTAGCACTCCCAGTCCCGGGAAGGGCCGAAGATCTTCTCGCAGAAGAGGCCGTCCTTCTCGGGCTTCAGAGTGCGGTAGTTGATGGTCTCGGGCTTCTTGATCTCGCCGTGGGACCAGTTGAGGATCTCATCAGTGGTGGCCAGGCCGATGCGCATTGTGCCGAATGAGGATTCAGGGGACATAGTCCGTATCTCTCTTTTCTGTCTGAAAGCTTCGTAAGACGTTCTGGCGATGCTGGAGAGGCTCAGACCTCTTCGACCGAGCTGGGCTCGGCGCGGGAGAGATCGATGCCGAGCTCCTCAGCGGCGCTGAAGCCGGAGTCGTCGGAGTCTGCGTCACGCATCTCGAAGGCCTTGCCCTCGGAGTTGAGCACCTCGACGTTCAAGCACAGGGACTGCATCTCCTTGATGAGCACCTTGAAGGACTCAGGAACGCCCGGCTCAGGGATGTCCTCGCCCTTGACGATGGCCTCGTAGACCTTCACGCGTCCGTGGATGTCGTCGGACTTGATGGTCAGCAGCTCCTGCAGGGTGTACGCGGAGCCGTAGGCCTCCAGGGCCCAGACCTCCATCTCGCCGAAGCGCTGGCCGCCGAACTGGGCCTTACCGCCCAGCGGCTGCTGGGTGATCATGGAGTACGGGCCGGTGGAGCGGGCGTGGATCTTGTCATCCACCAGGTGGTGCAGCTTCAGGATGTACATGTAGCCCACAGAGACCGGCTCCGGGAACGGTTCACCGGAGCGGCCGTCGAACAGCTGGGCCTTGCCCGAAGGCGCGACCATCTTCTCGCCGTCCCGGTTCGGGTTGATCGACTCGAGGATTCCGGTGAGCTCCTCGGGGTTGGCCCCGTCGAACACCGGAGTGGCGACCTTGGTGGGGCCGGTCTCCAGCGGAAGGTTCGGCAGATCCTTGAGCCACTCGGAGGCACCCTCGATGGTCCAGCCCTGAGAGGCTGCCCAGCCGAGGTGGAGCTCCATGACCTGGCCGATGTTCATACGGCCGGGCACGCCCATCGGGTTCAGGACGACGTCCACAGGGGTGCCGTCAGGCATGAAGGGCATGTCCTCCACCGGCAGGATGCGGGAGATGACGCCCTTGTTGCCGTGCCGGCCGGCGAGCTTGTCGCCGTCGGTGATCTTGCGCTTCTGGGCCACGTAGACGCGGACCACCTGGTTCACGCCCGGGGGAAGCTCGTGGCCCTCCTCGGCGTCCAGGATGCGCACGCCGATGACCGTTCCGGCCTCACCGTGGGGCACCTTCAGGGAGGTGTCCCGAACCTCGCGGGACTTCTCGCCGAAGATGGCGCGCAGCAGGCGCTCCTCGGGCGTCAGCTCGGTCTCACCCTTGGGGGTGACGCGGCCGACGAGGATGTCGCCCGACTCGACCTCGGCACCCACGTGGATGATGCCGCGCTCGTCGAGCTGAGCGAGCATCTCCTCGGAGACGTTGGGGATGTCCCGGGTGATCTCCTCAGCACCGAGCTTGGTGTCACGGGCGTCGACCTCGTGCTCCTCGATGTGGATGGAGGTGAGCACGTCGTCCTGCACCAGGCGCTGGGACAGGATGATGGCGTCCTCGAAGTTGTGGCCCTCCCAGGACATGAAGGCGACCAGCAGGTTCTTGCCGAGGGCCAGCTCGCCGAACTCGGTGGAGGGGCCGTCGGCGATGATCGAGCTGCGCTCGACGCGGTCGCCCTCGGAGACCCGCACCCGCTGGTTGTAGGCGTTGCCCTGGTTGGAGCGCTGGAACTTCATGATCGGGTAGTGGGTCTGGGTGCCGTCGTCGTTGAGGACGGTGACCAGGTCCGCTGCCACCTTGGTGACCACACCGGACTTCTGGGCGGTGACGGAGTCGCCCGCGTCGACCGCGGCGTACTTCTCCATGCCGGTGCCGACGTAGGGGGACTCGGCCTCCAGCAGCGGCACAGCCTGACGCTGCATGTTCGCGCCCATGAGCGCACGGTTGGCGTCGTCGTGCTCCAGGAAGGGGATCAGCGCGGTGGCCACGGAGACCATCTGGCGCGGAGAGACATCCATGTAGTCGATGTCGGAGGGCTCCACGAGAATCGGCTCGCCCTGCTCGCCGGCCGCGGCGTCGGCGCGGCCTCGGCAGAGGACCTTCTCCTCGGAGAAGGTCCCGTCCTCCTGCAGCGGAGCATTGGCCTGTGCGATCTGGGCCAGCAGCTCATCATCGGCGGTCAGGTACTCGACCTGGTCGGTGACCTTGCCGTCGACCACCTTGCGGTACGGGGTCTCGATGAAGCCGAAGTTGTTGATCCGGCCATAGGTCGCCAGTGAGCCGATCAGACCGATGTTCGGGCCCTCAGGGGTCTCAATGGGGCACATGCGGCCGTAGTGCGAGGGGTGAACGTCACGGACCTCCATGCCCGCACGGTCGCGGGAGAGGCCGCCGGGGCCCAGCGCAGACAGGCGACGCTTGTGGGTCAGGCCGGCCAGCGGGTTGTTCTGGTCCATGAACTGGGACAGCTGGGAGGTTCCGAAGAACTCCTTGATGCTGGCCACCACC
The sequence above is drawn from the Nesterenkonia populi genome and encodes:
- a CDS encoding DNA-directed RNA polymerase subunit beta, with protein sequence MVASSTSINTAASARTAEYAGRISFAKIHEPLDVPELLALQIESFDRLVGNEAWAARVEEAREKGIKGVSDTSGLADIFEEMSPIEDFQETMSLSFSDPEFADPKMTVEECKDHDTTYSAPLYVKAEFMNHNTGEIKQQTVFMGDFPLMTDRGTFIINGTERVVVSQLVRSPGAYFEKSPDKTSDKDIYTAKVIPSRGAWFELEIDKRDQVGVRLDRKRKQPVTALLKALGWTESRILEEFGDYDSIRATLEKDAFADQDEALLDIYRKLRPGEPPTVEAGRSLLESLYFTRKRYDLAKVGRYKLNRKLGVDKEFSAADASVLTEEDITAMIHYLCALHAGRESIKGVRDGDQIDLPVAVDDIDHFGNRRIRAVGELIENQVRTGLSRMERVVRERMTTQDVEAITPQTLINIRPVVASIKEFFGTSQLSQFMDQNNPLAGLTHKRRLSALGPGGLSRDRAGMEVRDVHPSHYGRMCPIETPEGPNIGLIGSLATYGRINNFGFIETPYRKVVDGKVTDQVEYLTADDELLAQIAQANAPLQEDGTFSEEKVLCRGRADAAAGEQGEPILVEPSDIDYMDVSPRQMVSVATALIPFLEHDDANRALMGANMQRQAVPLLEAESPYVGTGMEKYAAVDAGDSVTAQKSGVVTKVAADLVTVLNDDGTQTHYPIMKFQRSNQGNAYNQRVRVSEGDRVERSSIIADGPSTEFGELALGKNLLVAFMSWEGHNFEDAIILSQRLVQDDVLTSIHIEEHEVDARDTKLGAEEITRDIPNVSEEMLAQLDERGIIHVGAEVESGDILVGRVTPKGETELTPEERLLRAIFGEKSREVRDTSLKVPHGEAGTVIGVRILDAEEGHELPPGVNQVVRVYVAQKRKITDGDKLAGRHGNKGVISRILPVEDMPFMPDGTPVDVVLNPMGVPGRMNIGQVMELHLGWAASQGWTIEGASEWLKDLPNLPLETGPTKVATPVFDGANPEELTGILESINPNRDGEKMVAPSGKAQLFDGRSGEPFPEPVSVGYMYILKLHHLVDDKIHARSTGPYSMITQQPLGGKAQFGGQRFGEMEVWALEAYGSAYTLQELLTIKSDDIHGRVKVYEAIVKGEDIPEPGVPESFKVLIKEMQSLCLNVEVLNSEGKAFEMRDADSDDSGFSAAEELGIDLSRAEPSSVEEV